A single window of Trichocoleus sp. DNA harbors:
- a CDS encoding TerB N-terminal domain-containing protein — protein MKFRPFWELLDELGIALPASNRIKKQQRSPASSSPPRIMSIGSGSVPDPEELLYLLEELLEAEQFELDEEPEAEDEFWVPPGQKVKVGDYTIPGGMVYVGEYLPSIGRHGVDPCLIRPSLRAKGKSPDCEKIPNLYSMSYSQMQPGDRAAYLKWLSEGRSAPKAYISYIWMFFYGLERRVLHDLRKADLQTDRAKQQELEQIVAEVKRLKKLYGDPALNWAFVNKVEAFLEICELLRSPEIKEQAIDPFKAKPFTLQMRLGQMVQQKQPIPADWALAWFTRLANNALPTSATRCLEEFKSLFRLRYQQEYGEGMRVRSGQSKLKASYYPSNPSFGRSIEITVGDLPDVTRLTAKVKKLGELVQKCRLELDTLSRFIARYPRGRNTLAAVALLPPDLLELHGGTTLKKLKTWLNKQFEQAKAGVVVVSGKELIKLWSDSNLEKLTKSEAGSLSGLLAQIGYGMEPDPRLGGTLPTVKNKIALFKMPSNHPSIPSAAYVQATLIGYWAIGITRAEDAPSPIEQNYLQTHLPEFVAVPEAERSRLIAHLHWLIQEKPTLRNLKARIEPIEPEQRSAIARFLVQVAAADGQPKPKEVQLLEKIYQQLELDPQTLYSDIHDHSTTASEPVTVRAAAPTKGHKIPAKSAQKKQEGLTLDMTLVQSKLEESKEISSLLADIFVDESVAGHPASETKPKRSRKKKATAPTRTIAGLDGAHSELLLAVAKQAVWQREELVPIATQYGLMLDGALEVINEAAFDRCDEAVIEGDNLLEVNQDVLRELMA, from the coding sequence ATGAAATTCCGACCTTTTTGGGAACTCCTGGATGAATTAGGGATCGCGTTACCTGCCTCAAACCGAATTAAAAAGCAACAGCGTAGCCCTGCCAGCTCTAGCCCGCCTCGGATTATGTCGATCGGCTCTGGTTCTGTGCCTGATCCAGAGGAATTGCTGTACCTTTTAGAGGAGTTGCTTGAGGCAGAGCAATTTGAGCTGGATGAGGAGCCGGAGGCAGAGGATGAATTCTGGGTTCCGCCAGGACAAAAGGTCAAAGTGGGAGACTATACGATTCCTGGGGGCATGGTGTATGTGGGCGAATACTTACCCTCGATCGGGCGGCATGGGGTTGATCCTTGCCTGATTCGTCCATCGTTAAGGGCGAAAGGTAAGTCTCCCGACTGCGAGAAAATCCCCAACCTCTACAGCATGTCCTATAGCCAGATGCAGCCAGGCGATCGGGCAGCATATCTAAAGTGGCTATCAGAAGGGCGGAGCGCTCCCAAAGCCTATATTAGCTACATCTGGATGTTCTTCTATGGTTTAGAGCGGCGGGTACTGCATGACTTACGCAAAGCAGATTTGCAGACCGATCGCGCCAAGCAGCAAGAGCTAGAGCAGATTGTGGCAGAAGTGAAGCGGCTAAAAAAGCTCTACGGCGATCCGGCTCTCAACTGGGCTTTTGTTAATAAAGTAGAGGCATTTCTAGAAATCTGTGAGCTGCTGCGTTCACCAGAAATCAAGGAACAAGCGATTGACCCCTTCAAGGCAAAACCCTTTACGCTTCAGATGCGGTTGGGGCAAATGGTGCAGCAAAAGCAGCCAATTCCGGCAGATTGGGCACTTGCCTGGTTTACGCGACTGGCAAATAACGCCTTACCCACCTCTGCAACGCGGTGCCTGGAGGAATTTAAGAGCCTGTTTCGGTTGCGCTATCAGCAGGAATATGGCGAGGGAATGCGCGTTCGCTCAGGTCAATCGAAGCTAAAAGCGAGCTATTATCCGTCGAATCCTTCGTTTGGGCGATCGATCGAGATTACGGTCGGAGATCTGCCTGATGTCACCCGTCTGACTGCCAAAGTTAAAAAGCTGGGTGAGTTAGTGCAGAAATGCCGCCTGGAACTTGATACTCTGAGCCGTTTCATTGCCCGCTATCCGCGTGGACGGAATACGCTTGCTGCAGTTGCTCTCCTGCCACCCGATTTACTGGAACTGCATGGCGGAACGACACTGAAGAAGCTTAAAACCTGGCTCAACAAGCAGTTTGAACAGGCTAAAGCTGGGGTGGTTGTGGTGTCTGGTAAGGAGCTAATCAAACTCTGGTCAGACAGCAATTTGGAAAAACTAACGAAAAGTGAAGCAGGCAGTCTTTCTGGGTTGCTGGCACAGATTGGCTATGGCATGGAACCCGATCCGCGCCTGGGTGGCACATTACCCACGGTTAAAAACAAAATTGCGCTTTTCAAGATGCCGTCGAATCATCCGTCTATTCCATCGGCAGCTTACGTTCAGGCAACCCTGATTGGCTATTGGGCGATCGGCATTACGCGCGCTGAAGATGCTCCTAGCCCGATCGAACAGAATTATTTGCAAACTCACTTACCAGAATTTGTCGCTGTACCAGAGGCAGAACGATCGCGCCTGATCGCTCACCTCCACTGGCTAATTCAGGAAAAACCAACCCTGCGAAATCTTAAAGCCCGCATTGAACCCATTGAGCCGGAACAGCGAAGCGCGATCGCTCGTTTTCTGGTTCAGGTGGCAGCAGCAGACGGACAGCCCAAACCGAAAGAAGTGCAGCTTTTGGAAAAAATCTATCAGCAGCTAGAGCTTGACCCCCAAACGCTCTACAGCGATATTCATGACCACAGCACCACTGCCAGTGAACCTGTGACGGTTCGTGCTGCTGCGCCGACGAAAGGACATAAAATTCCAGCAAAATCGGCTCAGAAGAAGCAAGAAGGGCTGACGTTGGATATGACACTGGTGCAGTCGAAACTGGAAGAATCGAAAGAAATTTCGAGTTTACTAGCAGATATTTTTGTCGATGAAAGCGTGGCAGGTCATCCAGCCTCGGAAACGAAGCCGAAGCGGAGCCGCAAAAAGAAAGCAACTGCACCAACTCGAACTATTGCGGGGTTGGATGGAGCGCATTCAGAGCTTTTGCTTGCTGTGGCAAAGCAAGCCGTTTGGCAACGAGAAGAATTAGTGCCGATCGCCACTCAGTACGGTCTGATGCTGGATGGTGCACTAGAAGTGATCAACGAAGCAGCTTTCGATCGCTGTGATGAAGCGGTCATTGAAGGCGATAATTTGCTGGAGGTGAATCAAGACGTATTACGGGAGCTAATGGCATGA
- a CDS encoding ATP-binding protein encodes MTTTPIKAKDRDTVIQSLQAGVVPRRGQHLIQVGRVEETKAVIRDLDRIAEGGSAIRFVIGEYGSGKTFFLSLVRSIALEKKLVTAHADLTPDRRLHATAGQARSLYAELMQNLATRTKPEGGALPSIIERFVTSAVSEGRDREIDPEVVIRERLAHLSEMVGGYDFAEVVAAYWKGHDNGNEDLKANAIRWLRGEFTTRTDARNALGVRTIVDDANVYDQLKLFTELVRLAGYSGFLICLDELVNLYKLANTQARKSNYEQILRILNDCLQGSASGLGFMMGGTPDFLMDTRRGLYSYPALQSRLAENTFAVNGLVDYNNPVLRLGNLSPEDLFVLLSKIRHVFAFGDPAQYLLPDEGIQAFMVHCSKRIGEAYFRTPRNTIKAFIDLLSVLEQNKQVSWKDLVSQVSVTPEANPDLLTSQIKNNGKSIAPVAEVEDDDLASFRL; translated from the coding sequence ATGACAACAACCCCCATCAAAGCAAAAGATCGGGATACGGTGATCCAATCGCTGCAAGCTGGAGTTGTGCCAAGACGTGGACAGCATTTAATTCAGGTCGGACGAGTTGAAGAAACCAAAGCCGTGATTCGTGACCTCGATCGCATTGCCGAAGGTGGATCAGCGATCCGATTTGTGATTGGCGAATATGGTTCTGGTAAAACCTTCTTTCTGTCGCTGGTGCGATCGATTGCGCTGGAGAAAAAGCTGGTCACAGCTCATGCCGACCTCACCCCCGATCGCCGCCTCCACGCCACTGCCGGACAAGCCCGATCGCTTTATGCCGAATTGATGCAAAATTTAGCGACTCGCACCAAACCAGAGGGCGGCGCATTACCCAGCATCATTGAACGATTTGTTACTTCTGCCGTGAGTGAAGGACGCGATCGAGAGATTGATCCAGAAGTGGTGATTCGAGAACGATTGGCGCATTTGTCGGAGATGGTCGGTGGATATGATTTTGCTGAGGTTGTTGCTGCTTATTGGAAAGGACATGACAACGGCAACGAAGATCTAAAAGCGAATGCGATCCGTTGGCTACGTGGTGAGTTTACGACTCGTACTGATGCGAGAAATGCACTCGGTGTGAGAACGATCGTCGATGATGCAAACGTGTACGATCAGTTGAAGCTCTTTACCGAGCTGGTGCGCCTGGCTGGATATAGTGGGTTTCTCATTTGTTTGGATGAATTGGTGAACCTCTATAAACTTGCCAATACTCAAGCTCGTAAAAGCAACTATGAACAGATTCTTCGCATCTTAAATGATTGTTTGCAAGGAAGCGCCAGCGGCTTAGGCTTTATGATGGGCGGCACACCCGACTTTTTGATGGATACCCGTCGAGGGCTTTACAGCTATCCGGCACTGCAATCGCGCCTTGCCGAAAATACCTTTGCTGTAAATGGATTAGTAGACTACAACAATCCGGTTTTGCGCTTAGGCAATCTCAGCCCTGAAGATCTGTTTGTGCTGCTGAGTAAAATTCGTCATGTGTTTGCCTTCGGAGATCCTGCCCAATATTTGTTACCGGACGAAGGAATTCAGGCATTTATGGTGCATTGCTCGAAGCGCATTGGCGAAGCCTATTTCCGCACACCGCGCAACACAATTAAAGCCTTTATTGATCTGCTGTCTGTACTAGAGCAAAACAAACAAGTCTCCTGGAAAGATCTGGTATCTCAAGTCAGCGTTACCCCCGAAGCCAACCCCGATCTGCTGACATCCCAAATCAAAAATAACGGCAAGTCGATCGCCCCTGTTGCAGAGGTAGAAGATGACGACCTCGCTTCCTTCCGACTCTAA
- a CDS encoding DEAD/DEAH box helicase, translating to MTTSLPSDSNPVSSGFFQLHEQIQRWIWQQQWTELRDIQEQAIAPILSGQTDVIISAATASGKTEAAFLPIFSKLMTEPGEGVRVLYLSPLKALINDQYRRLSELGELLDIPIHPWHGDVDAGRKQKVLKQPSGVVLITPESLEALFVRRGYELAGIFPALSSVVIDELHSFIGLERGMQLQSLMHRVELVAGRSIPRIGLSATLGDMALAADFLRPGKGDAVLAITSHEEGQELKIQVRGYRKLAPQDESIPETDKPADSEESGDEFAIAAHLYKVLRGTNNLIFINRRADVEAYADRLRRLCEHHHVPNEFLPHHGNLSKELREDAEQALRGERPANVVCTTTLEMGIDIGAMTSIAQVGAPFSVTSTRQRLGRSGRRAGDPAILRCYISEPEVTPETPPQDALHPALMQTIAIINLLLDRWCEPPATGKLHLSTLIQQFLSLIAQYGGVKATQAWQVLCQTGAFRTVDQTLFIQLLRALGEHDLIQQSQDGLLLLGVKGEKLVNHYSFYTAFQTSIEYRVVTSGKTLGTLPVDYPLVEGLYLIFGGYRWQILTVDQEHKVVEVAQSSAGRVPSFSGSGGFIHDRIRQEMYRLYCSEETPIFLDATARSLLAEARANFTQYHLDRTSILAYGREVLLFPWCGDVIMNTLLIQLRARGLSVGRDGIALIVEGITPQQLTNHLKTIVAQPLADPIMLAATVKNIVLEKHDRFLSEELLCRNYASGYLDLAGTKNAIDRMIR from the coding sequence ATGACGACCTCGCTTCCTTCCGACTCTAATCCCGTCTCTTCGGGCTTCTTTCAACTACACGAACAAATCCAGCGCTGGATCTGGCAGCAGCAATGGACGGAGTTGCGCGACATTCAGGAACAGGCGATCGCGCCAATTCTCTCTGGGCAGACAGATGTGATTATTTCTGCTGCAACCGCAAGCGGTAAAACAGAAGCCGCGTTTTTGCCCATTTTCTCGAAATTAATGACTGAACCAGGGGAAGGAGTGCGAGTTCTTTATCTCAGTCCCTTGAAAGCGCTAATTAACGACCAATATCGCCGCCTCTCAGAATTAGGTGAACTGCTCGACATTCCCATTCATCCCTGGCATGGGGACGTGGATGCGGGTCGGAAGCAAAAGGTGCTGAAGCAACCTTCTGGTGTCGTGCTGATTACCCCCGAATCGCTGGAAGCGTTATTTGTGCGACGCGGCTATGAACTGGCAGGAATTTTTCCGGCGCTCAGCTCTGTCGTGATTGATGAACTGCATTCGTTTATTGGGCTGGAACGAGGAATGCAGCTCCAAAGCTTGATGCACCGGGTTGAACTGGTCGCAGGACGATCGATTCCCCGAATTGGCTTAAGCGCCACGTTGGGGGATATGGCATTAGCGGCAGATTTTTTGCGGCCCGGAAAAGGGGATGCTGTTCTGGCGATCACCTCTCATGAAGAAGGGCAGGAACTCAAAATTCAGGTGCGCGGCTATCGCAAGTTGGCTCCTCAAGATGAATCAATCCCTGAAACAGACAAGCCAGCAGACTCGGAGGAATCGGGTGATGAGTTTGCCATTGCTGCCCATTTGTACAAAGTGCTGCGCGGCACCAATAACCTGATTTTTATTAATCGGCGGGCAGATGTCGAGGCTTACGCCGATCGCCTGCGTCGCTTGTGTGAACACCATCATGTGCCAAATGAGTTCCTGCCACATCATGGCAATCTCTCGAAAGAACTGCGCGAAGATGCCGAACAAGCCTTACGCGGCGAACGTCCTGCCAATGTGGTCTGCACAACAACGCTGGAAATGGGCATTGATATTGGCGCAATGACTTCGATCGCCCAGGTGGGAGCGCCCTTTTCTGTCACCAGTACCCGCCAAAGATTAGGACGATCGGGCAGACGAGCCGGAGATCCTGCCATTCTGCGCTGCTACATTTCTGAGCCAGAAGTGACGCCAGAAACGCCTCCTCAAGATGCCCTCCATCCCGCACTGATGCAGACGATCGCCATCATTAACCTGTTGCTCGATCGCTGGTGTGAGCCGCCTGCAACCGGAAAGCTGCACCTCTCGACGCTGATTCAGCAGTTCTTATCCTTGATTGCTCAATATGGCGGCGTGAAGGCAACGCAAGCATGGCAGGTGCTTTGTCAAACGGGCGCATTTCGTACCGTCGATCAAACTTTATTTATTCAACTGCTGCGCGCTCTGGGTGAGCATGATTTGATCCAACAAAGCCAGGATGGACTACTGCTTTTGGGTGTCAAAGGCGAAAAACTCGTCAACCACTACAGTTTTTACACTGCGTTTCAAACCTCGATCGAATATCGTGTGGTTACCAGCGGCAAAACTTTGGGAACCTTACCCGTTGATTATCCACTGGTGGAAGGGCTGTACCTGATTTTCGGCGGATATCGCTGGCAGATTCTGACCGTAGACCAGGAACATAAAGTTGTAGAGGTTGCCCAATCATCTGCCGGACGAGTCCCCAGCTTCAGCGGCAGTGGCGGATTCATTCACGATCGCATTCGTCAGGAAATGTATCGGCTTTATTGTTCCGAAGAGACACCAATTTTTCTAGATGCGACAGCTCGGAGCCTTTTAGCGGAAGCCAGAGCCAACTTTACCCAATATCACCTTGATCGCACTTCAATTTTGGCGTATGGGCGGGAAGTGCTTTTGTTTCCCTGGTGTGGGGATGTGATTATGAACACGCTGCTGATCCAGCTTCGGGCAAGAGGACTGTCTGTTGGTCGAGACGGCATTGCTCTAATTGTTGAAGGCATAACCCCCCAGCAGCTCACAAACCACCTCAAAACAATTGTCGCCCAACCTCTAGCCGATCCCATCATGCTTGCTGCTACTGTGAAAAACATCGTTCTCGAAAAGCACGATCGCTTTCTCAGCGAAGAACTGCTCTGCCGCAACTATGCCTCCGGCTACCTCGATCTAGCAGGGACAAAAAACGCGATCGATCGAATGATTCGCTAA
- a CDS encoding ABC transporter ATP-binding protein — translation MAQVVLENIYKSFSHRQGRRSARPSDRLSGTTVLEAPEAETSHSVSVLRRIHLDIQDGEFMVLVGPSGCGKSTLLRLIAGLETLTGGNIWVGDRLVNDLPPKERDMAMVFQSYALYPHMTVYENLAFGLRRTWKEDEDEGKGRRGDAEGKPEWMERLLVGATRAFPRGFRYWSVEERAIDQRVRTVAQMLQLDQLLDRLPKQLSGGQKQRVALGRAMARNPQVFLMDEPLSNLDAKLRTETRSQIVNLQRKLGTTTIYVTHDQTEAMTMGDRIAVMNAGQIQQVARPLELYNHPANRFVAEFIGSPPMNFLSVQVKAPLLIQHPQFRLTLPESWEAPLRLYDGRSVTLGIRPEHLSVSLPAPKNIPVVVDRVEALGSETYLTVTLTEANPQFKTSVLQVRVEPDRPVTVGEAIWLAIASEKIHLFNNETGEAIS, via the coding sequence GTGGCACAAGTTGTTTTAGAAAATATTTACAAGAGTTTTTCACATCGGCAAGGCAGACGATCGGCTCGTCCCTCTGATCGGCTATCTGGTACAACTGTGCTTGAAGCCCCGGAGGCAGAAACCTCTCACTCCGTCAGCGTTTTACGGCGAATTCACCTGGACATTCAAGATGGGGAATTCATGGTGCTGGTGGGTCCGTCGGGCTGCGGTAAGAGTACGCTGCTGCGATTGATTGCGGGTCTGGAAACCCTGACGGGCGGCAATATTTGGGTGGGCGATCGATTGGTCAATGATCTCCCGCCGAAAGAACGCGATATGGCGATGGTGTTTCAGAGCTACGCGCTTTATCCACACATGACCGTTTATGAAAATCTGGCGTTTGGGCTGCGGCGCACCTGGAAGGAAGATGAGGATGAGGGAAAGGGAAGACGCGGAGACGCTGAGGGCAAGCCGGAGTGGATGGAGCGATTGTTGGTTGGGGCAACGCGAGCGTTTCCCAGAGGGTTTCGCTATTGGTCGGTAGAAGAACGGGCTATCGATCAGCGAGTGCGAACAGTGGCACAGATGCTTCAGCTTGATCAATTGCTCGATCGACTGCCCAAGCAGCTTTCAGGTGGACAGAAGCAGCGAGTCGCCTTGGGGCGGGCAATGGCGAGGAATCCGCAGGTGTTTCTGATGGATGAACCCCTGTCGAACCTGGATGCCAAACTGCGAACGGAGACACGCAGCCAAATTGTCAATCTTCAGCGCAAGCTTGGCACAACCACCATCTACGTGACGCACGACCAGACCGAAGCCATGACCATGGGCGATCGAATTGCTGTGATGAATGCTGGACAAATTCAGCAGGTGGCTCGTCCGCTGGAGCTTTATAACCATCCGGCAAATCGCTTTGTCGCGGAATTTATTGGCTCACCGCCGATGAACTTTCTCTCGGTTCAGGTGAAAGCCCCGCTGCTAATTCAACATCCTCAGTTTCGCCTGACGCTGCCAGAATCCTGGGAAGCTCCTCTACGTCTATATGATGGGCGATCGGTAACATTGGGCATCCGTCCAGAACACCTCAGCGTTAGCCTGCCTGCACCCAAAAATATTCCCGTTGTGGTCGATCGCGTGGAGGCACTAGGCAGCGAAACCTATCTCACTGTCACCCTGACTGAAGCGAATCCTCAGTTCAAAACCTCAGTGCTGCAAGTTCGCGTTGAACCCGATCGCCCTGTCACTGTTGGCGAGGCAATTTGGCTGGCAATTGCGTCTGAAAAAATTCATCTGTTTAATAACGAAACAGGAGAAGCAATTTCTTGA
- the nei gene encoding endonuclease VIII yields MPEGPEIKRAADDIAKAIVPYPVTEIFFAFDRLKPYEATLKDQAVLSVEPRGKAVLIRFANALSIYSHNQLYGQWMIRKAHTYPETNRQLRLAIHNSKKSALLYSASEIQVLTDEDILIHPFLSHLGIDVLAASTTVEQVIDRFTSKQFHRRALTGLLLNQNFLCGLGNYLRSEVLFLAKVSPTYRPIDCSSGQIEALAKASIGLSQESYRTKGITNDLQIVEALKAQGKPRYEYRHYVFNRESKPCFLCGTAIVKEMLGGRRLYYCPSCQR; encoded by the coding sequence ATGCCTGAAGGACCTGAAATCAAACGCGCTGCGGATGACATTGCCAAAGCGATCGTTCCTTATCCGGTGACTGAAATTTTCTTTGCGTTCGATCGGCTCAAGCCTTATGAAGCGACGCTAAAAGATCAGGCGGTGCTTTCGGTGGAACCGAGAGGGAAGGCAGTGTTGATTCGGTTTGCGAATGCTCTCAGCATCTACAGCCATAATCAGCTTTATGGGCAATGGATGATCCGCAAAGCTCATACTTATCCAGAAACAAATCGGCAACTTCGATTAGCAATTCACAATTCCAAGAAATCGGCGCTACTTTACAGCGCATCTGAGATTCAAGTTCTCACGGATGAAGATATTTTAATTCATCCCTTTTTGAGCCATTTAGGCATTGATGTATTAGCTGCATCAACAACTGTTGAACAGGTGATCGATCGCTTCACAAGCAAGCAATTCCATCGGCGGGCTTTAACCGGATTACTGCTCAATCAAAACTTTCTTTGTGGCTTAGGAAACTATCTGCGAAGCGAAGTATTATTCTTGGCAAAAGTGTCACCGACCTATCGTCCGATCGACTGTTCGTCTGGGCAAATTGAAGCTTTAGCAAAAGCCTCGATCGGGCTGAGCCAGGAATCTTACCGCACCAAAGGTATTACAAACGACTTGCAAATTGTCGAAGCTTTGAAAGCACAGGGCAAGCCGCGCTATGAGTATCGGCATTATGTCTTCAACCGGGAAAGCAAACCTTGTTTTTTGTGCGGTACGGCGATCGTTAAAGAAATGCTGGGTGGCAGAAGATTGTATTACTGTCCGAGTTGCCAGAGGTAA
- a CDS encoding transglycosylase SLT domain-containing protein yields MRSGKLMLKQYKKHILLSAVGLTALTIGATTSALSLTGNLSKLPVLGQWFQAQTKIPADLDLSQNEESALLPLVGLSAADRAAALQKIAEDRPSIDRNRARYLLANDLIQHDHGGQALPWLDGLEKDYPVLAPQVLAKRAEAYRAVGEGAKAEATWKQILEQYPKDTAAAEALFQLGQKNPQYWDQAIDRFPAYPRTIEIAITRLETKPNQPQLLLLLARHAIYLPNIRGILDRLKQEYASQLKPEDWEAIGFAYWENVFYGSAGAAYDKAPNTPLNMYRTGRGAQLGGRGGDAIVAYKQLVQAYPNAPETGMALVRLADFAETSQQAIGYLDQAIDRFPDRAAEALLTKSKLLQKLNSNESALQAQKSILTQHSQSETAAAIRWEQAELNAKKGDAQAAWEWARQVVNENPDSEFAPEAAFWVGKWAAKLGRQQEAQTAFEYVLSRYPQSYYAWRSATLLGWDVGNFTTVRQKLPKVVKPVERPALLTGSDAVKELYLLGQNRDAWSRWQMEFTNQRQPTVAEQFTDGLLRLSVNDNLDGIFMLSSLSWREPAAEKVQVGMIKQQPGYWQALYPFPFMQTIEQWSQQRQLNPMLVTALIRQESRFEPAIESSAGALGLMQVMPDTADWIAKQINLKKYNLRAPEDSIKLGTWYLDHTHDEYADNSLLAVASYNAGPGAVADWVKEIGTSDPDQFVEQIPYPETKGYVKSVFENYWNYLRLYNPEVSQQLARYSTEHSTLLSPKR; encoded by the coding sequence ATGCGTTCTGGCAAACTGATGTTGAAGCAATATAAAAAGCATATTCTGCTTTCTGCTGTAGGTTTGACTGCTCTCACCATTGGAGCAACGACTTCAGCCCTAAGCTTGACTGGGAATCTGTCGAAGCTACCGGTGCTTGGGCAATGGTTTCAGGCTCAGACGAAGATTCCTGCTGATCTCGATTTAAGCCAGAATGAAGAATCAGCCCTGTTGCCACTTGTGGGTTTGTCTGCTGCCGATCGCGCTGCTGCTCTCCAAAAAATTGCCGAGGATCGACCTTCAATCGATCGCAACCGTGCCCGCTATTTGCTGGCGAATGATTTGATTCAGCACGATCATGGGGGGCAAGCCCTTCCCTGGCTGGACGGTTTAGAGAAAGATTATCCAGTTTTAGCACCGCAGGTTTTGGCGAAACGGGCAGAAGCTTATCGCGCGGTTGGGGAGGGGGCGAAGGCAGAGGCAACCTGGAAGCAAATTCTGGAGCAGTATCCGAAAGACACAGCCGCAGCAGAAGCGCTGTTTCAACTCGGACAAAAGAATCCGCAATACTGGGATCAGGCGATCGATCGGTTTCCGGCTTATCCGCGCACGATTGAAATTGCGATCACCCGTTTAGAAACGAAGCCCAATCAACCTCAGTTGCTGCTGTTGTTGGCACGTCATGCGATCTACTTGCCCAATATTCGGGGCATCTTGGATCGGCTGAAACAGGAATATGCGAGTCAGCTCAAACCAGAAGACTGGGAGGCGATCGGCTTTGCTTATTGGGAAAATGTGTTTTATGGCAGTGCCGGAGCTGCTTATGACAAAGCCCCAAACACGCCGCTCAACATGTACCGGACTGGACGAGGAGCACAGCTAGGCGGCAGAGGCGGAGATGCGATCGTTGCCTACAAGCAGTTGGTTCAGGCATATCCAAATGCTCCAGAAACCGGAATGGCACTGGTACGACTGGCAGATTTTGCAGAGACTTCCCAGCAAGCGATCGGCTATTTGGATCAGGCGATCGATCGGTTTCCGGATCGGGCAGCAGAGGCGCTGCTCACGAAGTCGAAGCTGTTGCAGAAGTTGAATAGCAATGAGTCTGCGCTTCAGGCACAAAAGTCAATCTTGACTCAGCACAGCCAATCAGAGACCGCCGCTGCAATTCGCTGGGAACAGGCAGAACTAAATGCGAAAAAGGGGGATGCTCAGGCAGCCTGGGAATGGGCGCGTCAGGTGGTGAATGAAAATCCGGACAGCGAGTTTGCCCCAGAAGCAGCCTTTTGGGTGGGTAAATGGGCAGCAAAACTGGGTCGGCAACAAGAAGCGCAGACTGCCTTTGAGTATGTGTTGAGCCGCTATCCTCAGTCCTATTACGCCTGGCGATCGGCAACCCTTTTGGGCTGGGATGTGGGTAACTTTACAACGGTGCGGCAAAAGCTGCCAAAAGTGGTGAAACCCGTTGAGCGTCCGGCTTTGCTGACTGGTTCAGATGCCGTCAAAGAGCTTTACCTTTTAGGGCAAAACCGCGATGCCTGGTCGCGCTGGCAGATGGAATTTACGAATCAGCGGCAGCCGACTGTGGCTGAACAGTTTACCGACGGATTGTTGCGTCTCAGCGTCAATGACAACCTGGACGGAATTTTCATGCTCTCCAGCCTCTCCTGGCGTGAACCTGCTGCCGAAAAAGTTCAGGTTGGGATGATTAAGCAGCAGCCCGGATATTGGCAGGCGCTTTATCCTTTCCCCTTTATGCAGACGATCGAGCAATGGTCGCAGCAGCGGCAGCTCAACCCGATGTTGGTGACGGCTTTGATTCGTCAGGAATCTCGATTTGAACCAGCGATCGAATCCTCAGCGGGCGCACTGGGGTTAATGCAGGTCATGCCCGACACCGCAGATTGGATTGCTAAGCAAATTAACCTGAAAAAGTACAATCTCCGCGCTCCCGAAGACAGCATTAAGCTTGGAACCTGGTATCTCGATCATACGCATGATGAGTATGCTGACAATTCGCTTCTGGCAGTTGCTAGCTACAATGCGGGGCCTGGTGCAGTGGCAGATTGGGTGAAGGAAATTGGCACGAGCGATCCCGATCAGTTTGTTGAACAAATCCCCTATCCTGAAACGAAAGGCTACGTTAAATCAGTGTTTGAAAACTACTGGAATTATCTCCGTTTGTACAATCCCGAAGTCTCCCAACAACTGGCGCGATATTCGACTGAACATTCCACCCTTTTGAGCCCAAAACGTTGA